From Endozoicomonas sp. 8E, the proteins below share one genomic window:
- a CDS encoding YajQ family cyclic di-GMP-binding protein → MPSFDIVSEVDMHELTNAVDQANRELTTRYDFRGVEASFEKSGENQIVMTADADFQLLQMVEMLKTKMVKRGIDVKCLEVKDHYGSGKQVKQDVVVRQGLDKEQARKIVKMIKDAKLKVQPAIQGEQVRVTGKKRDDLQSTIALLREADTEMPLQYNNFRD, encoded by the coding sequence ATGCCTTCATTTGATATTGTTTCAGAAGTGGATATGCACGAGCTGACCAATGCGGTCGATCAGGCAAATCGTGAGCTGACCACCCGTTATGATTTCAGAGGGGTTGAAGCCAGCTTTGAAAAAAGCGGTGAAAACCAGATTGTGATGACGGCCGATGCTGACTTCCAGCTCCTGCAAATGGTTGAAATGCTGAAAACCAAAATGGTCAAGCGGGGCATTGATGTTAAATGTCTGGAAGTGAAAGATCATTATGGTTCTGGCAAACAGGTCAAACAGGATGTAGTAGTTCGTCAGGGGCTGGATAAAGAGCAGGCCAGGAAAATCGTCAAAATGATCAAGGATGCCAAGCTCAAGGTACAACCAGCCATTCAGGGTGAGCAGGTTCGCGTCACGGGTAAGAAACGTGATGATCTTCAGTCCACTATTGCTTTGTTGAGAGAAGCGGATACCGAGATGCCTCTGCAATACAACAACTTCAGAGACTGA
- a CDS encoding dodecin: MAHIYKILEVVGSSTVSSDDAIRNAIATASVTLNHLGWYEVVEHRGHVEDGEIAHFQVTVRIGFRLEDRGQSS, translated from the coding sequence ATGGCACACATCTATAAAATCCTGGAAGTGGTAGGCAGCTCGACCGTCAGCAGCGATGACGCTATTCGCAATGCTATTGCCACTGCCAGTGTCACTCTTAATCATCTGGGCTGGTACGAAGTGGTGGAGCATCGGGGCCATGTTGAGGATGGTGAGATCGCGCACTTTCAGGTGACCGTCAGAATTGGTTTCAGGTTGGAAGACCGTGGTCAATCATCCTGA
- a CDS encoding MerR family transcriptional regulator: MYRISELAAAVGLSRTALLYYEKQQLISGKRLENGYRLYSDKDLQRVRLIQQLQAGGLTLKECKVCLEKKIDRDLLKNRLRQLDEDIALKQQSRALLAAMLGEGDLRAWHEDLEKVAPDAHLNWLVKQGFSEKEALRLKWLSKDMNDHETYMNDFMKVYETLERWGPGSEKDTLKALSLVPEASADILEIGCGKGLSTRVLMENTEASITAIDNEPSALARLKERFEKQDISGRLSSVCVSMTELPFEIESFGLIWSEGSAYIMGVQKALTQWKPILRPGGFMVVSDLVWLTDNPDQEAMAHWQQDYPDMQTISTRLKQMNAAGYNVVDHFSLSRESWDNYCEPLKKRIHDLSPVMPDSLALKNIETELEIYRKFLGQFGYQMFVLAACRT, from the coding sequence GTGTACCGGATTTCTGAGTTAGCCGCCGCTGTAGGGCTTTCACGTACAGCGCTTCTCTACTACGAGAAGCAGCAGCTTATTTCAGGTAAAAGACTTGAAAATGGCTACCGTCTTTACAGTGATAAAGACCTTCAAAGAGTCCGCCTGATTCAGCAACTGCAGGCAGGAGGGCTGACTTTGAAAGAGTGCAAAGTTTGCCTTGAGAAAAAGATAGACAGGGACCTGTTGAAAAACCGCCTCAGGCAGCTTGATGAAGACATTGCGCTGAAGCAGCAGTCACGAGCCCTGTTGGCAGCCATGCTGGGTGAAGGTGACCTCAGAGCCTGGCATGAAGACCTTGAGAAGGTTGCTCCCGATGCTCATCTGAACTGGTTAGTGAAACAGGGTTTTAGTGAAAAAGAAGCCCTCAGATTGAAATGGTTATCAAAAGATATGAATGATCACGAGACTTATATGAACGACTTTATGAAAGTTTATGAGACGCTGGAACGCTGGGGGCCAGGCAGTGAAAAAGACACGCTGAAAGCATTATCACTGGTGCCTGAAGCCTCTGCTGATATTCTGGAGATTGGTTGTGGCAAAGGCCTGTCAACCAGAGTGTTGATGGAAAATACCGAAGCAAGCATCACTGCCATAGATAATGAACCGTCAGCACTGGCTCGATTAAAAGAGCGTTTTGAGAAGCAGGATATTTCCGGACGACTCTCCAGCGTGTGCGTCAGCATGACTGAATTGCCCTTTGAGATTGAAAGCTTTGGTCTTATCTGGTCGGAAGGCAGTGCCTATATCATGGGGGTCCAAAAAGCCCTGACGCAATGGAAGCCAATACTGCGGCCCGGTGGCTTCATGGTGGTAAGCGACCTGGTATGGCTGACTGATAATCCGGACCAGGAAGCGATGGCCCATTGGCAGCAAGACTACCCTGATATGCAGACAATCAGCACTCGTCTCAAGCAAATGAACGCTGCCGGATATAATGTAGTCGACCACTTTTCTCTAAGCCGGGAGTCGTGGGATAACTACTGCGAACCACTGAAAAAACGAATCCATGATTTGTCACCTGTCATGCCTGACTCATTAGCGCTAAAGAATATTGAAACTGAGCTGGAAATCTACAGAAAATTCCTGGGACAGTTCGGTTATCAAATGTTTGTTCTAGCAGCCTGTCGGACTTAA
- a CDS encoding DUF1778 domain-containing protein has product MATSLPRITARIDTDTKELLAEAAAIIGVSSINSFVLSAAIEKARQIMDRERSLKLSQQDALLLVQALDKALKPNPRLKQADQRYKKTENK; this is encoded by the coding sequence ATGGCAACATCACTCCCCAGAATCACCGCTCGTATTGATACCGATACAAAAGAACTACTGGCTGAGGCTGCGGCTATTATCGGTGTTTCCAGCATTAATTCCTTTGTACTGTCCGCTGCTATTGAGAAGGCCAGACAAATCATGGACAGGGAGCGATCCCTGAAACTGAGCCAGCAAGATGCTCTTTTGCTTGTGCAGGCTCTGGATAAAGCTTTAAAACCCAACCCTCGACTTAAGCAGGCAGACCAGCGTTATAAAAAGACTGAGAATAAATGA
- a CDS encoding RNA-guided endonuclease TnpB family protein codes for MLLTHKIELRPTKQQADYLDRACGSRRHAFNQLLAHFNQEGVKWSKKAANEKYQELRLEFPWYAEVSQRVTRNTIDDLHDAFTHFFRRVKKGEKAGYPRFKKRGLHDSFSLREKPKFDVDGRTLRIEKLKTRIKMRQELRFTGTPCQVTISKRAGKYFASILVDTQDYDPKAQSHESVGVDFGIKDLAICSNGKTFAANQKLKGSLKRLNRKQRALSRKTKGSNRYVKAKRAIAKLHYRISNQRTAVLHEVSDYLTSRFKIITLENLNVKGMVKNRKLARAISDAGFGKLRELVEYKAELRGCQVVIADRFFPSSKKCAVHTCDYVNDNLTLSDREWRCPKCKTLHDRDYSASLNLDNYGRDRLQLDGVAQTLNPTQECS; via the coding sequence ATGTTGTTAACTCACAAGATTGAACTCAGACCGACAAAACAACAAGCCGATTATCTTGATAGGGCTTGTGGTTCTCGTCGTCATGCGTTCAATCAATTGTTAGCCCATTTCAATCAAGAAGGCGTTAAATGGTCAAAGAAGGCTGCGAATGAAAAATACCAGGAACTCAGGCTTGAGTTTCCCTGGTATGCCGAAGTCAGCCAACGTGTCACCAGGAACACAATCGACGATCTTCATGACGCCTTTACTCACTTCTTTCGTCGGGTGAAGAAAGGAGAAAAAGCAGGTTATCCAAGATTCAAGAAGCGAGGACTACACGACAGTTTTTCTCTCAGAGAAAAACCCAAGTTCGATGTTGATGGCAGAACACTTCGCATTGAGAAACTGAAAACCCGCATCAAGATGCGCCAGGAGCTGAGATTTACAGGAACACCCTGTCAGGTGACGATCAGTAAGCGAGCCGGAAAGTATTTCGCTTCTATTTTGGTAGACACTCAGGATTACGACCCAAAAGCACAAAGCCATGAGTCTGTAGGCGTTGATTTTGGCATCAAGGATTTAGCTATTTGTTCGAATGGCAAAACCTTTGCTGCTAATCAGAAACTGAAAGGCTCTCTGAAACGCCTTAACAGGAAACAGAGGGCGTTAAGCCGCAAAACAAAGGGAAGCAACCGCTATGTGAAAGCCAAGCGAGCGATTGCCAAACTGCATTACCGGATAAGTAACCAGCGAACAGCCGTACTACATGAGGTAAGTGATTATCTGACTTCAAGATTCAAAATAATCACCCTCGAAAATCTGAATGTCAAAGGCATGGTAAAAAACCGCAAACTGGCAAGAGCAATCAGTGATGCAGGTTTCGGTAAGCTGAGAGAACTGGTTGAATACAAGGCAGAGCTGAGAGGATGCCAGGTTGTGATTGCAGATCGGTTCTTTCCCAGCTCGAAGAAGTGTGCGGTTCATACTTGCGACTACGTAAATGACAATCTCACTCTGTCTGATCGTGAGTGGCGGTGTCCAAAATGTAAAACTCTGCATGATAGGGATTACAGTGCGAGTTTGAACCTTGATAATTACGGTCGAGACAGGTTACAGCTCGACGGGGTCGCCCAGACCCTAAACCCTACGCAAGAGTGTAGTTAG
- a CDS encoding AarF/UbiB family protein, producing MDVSNNTAGLTSTGAYNRVSEAKASTSASSKSTVTAINPHKQLQPAHEHPAAGHSKAGDSLVFRTISQAAGSITQGVTRTLKRTSRVLGVAASCGATVAKKVCLRSPEAVAQFYHENGGLFGKIGQYLAATQAPAEYFKSDQKLYNYVTGMVKVASQCSAGKVDPEVIRKVVERNVANAALRSDRLLSEGAMQERSGTADNDSGSQVMANTAVSAATVRHVETLGRGTICQVDQFNIDGQDFAVKYLSPELAEKINTDVSIMTGLFSNLNDSGFMSEKDFDDFSRALKSFSNECDLSQELKFTEKASVALKDLTESKQYNVATGSGHQVPVQFRVPEVCVPLSSPDALVMEYIDGCSLDRTDALKERLASWQPDWKEGGRLSEAEIKTIIVGIHKLVLAVYLDSVSESCFLNTDFQSGNFMMKLESDRISIYCIDHANSSANNDILRIVKDTVYYSVVIGLFLLFHSRATGNGLVEEQNTPSPTDTTDEVDVRDLVYTPISPEMLESLEEFIEPHRSGFGRGIIHPIDELQQFQRETTVGAVCSQIYHWLKDISDDSNTKGPVQSEAAFVGLLSRFLIRLAMEHEEQDMQKAGKATLNKVVGVPFDKLAKSLGFQIRPIDPRALRVGWQLSAYRQYIGCLEALLDKLEPDIE from the coding sequence ATGGACGTTTCGAATAATACCGCAGGACTGACCAGCACCGGTGCATACAATAGGGTGTCTGAGGCTAAAGCTTCCACCAGTGCATCATCAAAAAGCACTGTCACCGCCATTAATCCCCATAAGCAATTGCAACCCGCCCATGAACACCCTGCAGCAGGTCACTCCAAAGCAGGTGACTCCCTGGTTTTCAGGACGATATCTCAGGCGGCTGGCTCAATAACACAAGGAGTCACCCGCACCCTGAAGAGGACATCACGTGTTCTTGGGGTGGCTGCCAGTTGCGGCGCTACAGTGGCGAAGAAAGTCTGTTTACGTTCTCCTGAAGCAGTTGCTCAGTTTTACCATGAAAATGGTGGACTATTCGGCAAAATAGGCCAATACCTGGCAGCAACTCAGGCACCGGCTGAGTATTTTAAATCAGATCAAAAGCTTTATAACTATGTGACTGGCATGGTGAAAGTCGCAAGTCAGTGTTCGGCAGGCAAGGTTGATCCTGAGGTAATCAGGAAAGTTGTCGAGCGCAATGTGGCTAATGCTGCATTGCGTTCTGACAGGCTGCTTTCTGAAGGTGCCATGCAGGAACGATCAGGCACAGCTGATAATGACAGCGGTAGCCAGGTCATGGCTAACACTGCCGTTTCAGCAGCAACTGTCCGGCATGTTGAAACACTTGGGCGAGGGACTATTTGCCAGGTCGATCAATTTAATATTGATGGACAAGACTTTGCTGTTAAATATTTATCACCAGAATTGGCAGAAAAAATTAACACTGATGTTTCGATAATGACCGGCCTGTTTTCTAACCTTAATGACTCGGGTTTTATGTCAGAGAAGGACTTTGACGACTTTTCCAGGGCATTGAAGAGTTTTAGTAATGAGTGTGATTTATCACAGGAACTTAAGTTTACCGAAAAAGCGTCTGTGGCATTAAAAGATTTGACAGAAAGCAAGCAGTACAATGTAGCTACCGGTTCAGGCCATCAGGTGCCGGTTCAATTCAGGGTACCTGAGGTGTGTGTACCGTTATCCAGCCCCGATGCCCTTGTGATGGAGTATATTGATGGCTGTTCTCTTGATCGTACAGACGCGTTAAAGGAGAGGCTCGCTTCATGGCAGCCGGACTGGAAAGAGGGTGGAAGGTTAAGTGAAGCGGAAATAAAGACTATTATCGTCGGCATTCATAAACTTGTGCTAGCGGTTTATTTGGATTCGGTCAGTGAATCCTGTTTTTTAAACACCGATTTCCAATCGGGTAATTTCATGATGAAACTGGAGAGCGATCGTATCAGTATTTATTGTATTGATCACGCTAACAGTAGTGCCAATAACGATATTTTGCGCATAGTAAAAGATACTGTTTATTATTCAGTTGTTATTGGACTGTTCTTGCTTTTTCATAGCCGTGCTACCGGGAATGGTCTGGTTGAGGAGCAAAATACCCCCAGCCCAACGGATACAACCGACGAAGTTGATGTCCGGGATCTGGTTTACACGCCAATATCTCCGGAAATGCTGGAATCTTTAGAAGAATTTATTGAACCTCATCGTAGCGGCTTTGGACGGGGTATCATACACCCCATTGATGAATTACAACAATTTCAGAGAGAAACTACCGTTGGAGCAGTTTGCAGTCAGATTTATCATTGGTTAAAAGACATCTCGGACGATTCTAATACGAAGGGGCCTGTTCAATCAGAGGCTGCGTTTGTAGGGCTATTGTCGCGATTTTTGATCAGGCTTGCCATGGAGCATGAGGAGCAAGATATGCAGAAGGCTGGCAAAGCGACCTTGAACAAAGTCGTCGGTGTTCCTTTTGACAAATTGGCTAAAAGTCTCGGTTTTCAGATCAGACCGATCGATCCCAGGGCACTGCGGGTTGGGTGGCAATTATCTGCATATCGTCAGTATATAGGGTGTCTGGAGGCGCTATTGGATAAATTGGAGCCTGACATAGAATAG
- a CDS encoding AarF/UbiB family protein codes for MACSGGATLAKVACYRSPEPIAQFFHKHGGLWGKIGQYVAAKQAPAEYFKSHQDLYNFTTNMVKVASQCSAGKVDPEVIRKIVERNVANAGLLSEDAMPERSGTADNDGGSQFMANSAVSAAPVRHVKTLGRGSICQVDQFNIGGRDFAVKYLSPELAEKINIDVSIMNSLVSFLYDWDFISEVYFDDICSAFKSFSNECDLSRELKFTEKASEALKNLTETKRYHVATDSGHQVPVQFRVPEVSVPLSSPDALVMEYIDGCSLDRTDALRERLASWQPDWKEGGRLSEAEINTIIVGIHKLVLKVYLDLVSESFFLNTDPQTGNFMMKLESDRISIYCIDHANSTGNNDILRMMKDPVYYSLLAGLFLLFHNRANGNGLIEEENIPSSMDTTDEVDIRTLVCTAISPETLEPIEKFIETYRRGFGPDIIPPIDELQQFQREATVGEICSQIYHWLKDISEDSDTEGPVQSEAAFVELLTRFLIRLAMEHVEQNMQKADITALHRAVAVPFDKFAQSLGFQISPTNPILLRVGWQLSAYRQYIEQLESLMDNWESYRE; via the coding sequence TTGGCTTGCAGTGGTGGCGCTACTCTGGCGAAGGTTGCTTGTTATCGTTCTCCTGAACCAATTGCTCAGTTTTTCCATAAACATGGTGGACTGTGGGGCAAAATAGGCCAATACGTAGCTGCAAAACAAGCACCGGCTGAGTATTTCAAATCACATCAAGATCTTTATAACTTCACGACTAACATGGTAAAAGTCGCAAGCCAGTGCTCGGCAGGCAAGGTTGATCCTGAGGTAATCAGGAAAATTGTTGAGCGCAATGTGGCTAATGCCGGACTGCTTTCTGAAGATGCCATGCCGGAACGATCAGGCACAGCTGATAATGACGGCGGTAGCCAGTTCATGGCTAACAGTGCCGTTTCAGCAGCACCTGTCCGGCATGTTAAAACACTTGGGCGTGGGAGTATTTGCCAGGTCGATCAGTTTAATATTGGTGGACGAGATTTTGCTGTTAAATATTTATCACCAGAGTTGGCAGAAAAAATTAACATTGATGTTTCGATCATGAACAGCCTGGTTTCCTTCTTATATGACTGGGATTTTATCTCAGAGGTGTACTTTGACGACATTTGCAGTGCATTCAAGAGTTTTAGTAATGAGTGTGACTTATCACGGGAACTTAAGTTTACCGAAAAAGCGTCTGAGGCCTTAAAAAATTTGACAGAAACCAAGCGCTACCATGTAGCTACCGATTCAGGCCATCAGGTGCCGGTTCAGTTCAGGGTACCTGAGGTGTCTGTACCCTTATCCAGCCCTGATGCCCTTGTGATGGAGTATATTGATGGCTGTTCTCTTGATCGTACAGACGCGTTAAGGGAGAGGCTCGCTTCATGGCAGCCGGACTGGAAAGAGGGAGGAAGGTTAAGTGAAGCGGAAATAAATACTATCATCGTCGGCATTCATAAACTTGTGCTAAAAGTTTATTTGGATTTAGTCAGTGAATCCTTTTTTTTAAACACTGACCCCCAAACGGGTAATTTCATGATGAAACTGGAGAGCGATCGTATCAGTATTTATTGTATTGATCACGCCAACAGTACTGGCAATAACGATATTTTGCGCATGATGAAAGACCCTGTTTATTATTCACTTCTTGCAGGACTGTTCTTGTTGTTTCATAACCGTGCTAACGGGAATGGCCTGATTGAAGAGGAAAATATCCCAAGCTCAATGGATACAACTGACGAAGTTGACATCCGAACTCTGGTTTGCACGGCAATATCCCCGGAAACGCTGGAACCTATAGAAAAATTTATTGAAACTTATCGTAGGGGCTTTGGACCGGATATCATACCCCCCATTGATGAATTACAACAATTTCAGAGAGAAGCTACCGTTGGAGAAATTTGCAGTCAGATTTATCATTGGTTAAAAGACATCTCGGAGGATTCTGATACGGAGGGGCCTGTCCAATCAGAGGCTGCGTTTGTGGAGCTATTGACGCGATTTTTGATCCGGCTTGCCATGGAACATGTGGAGCAAAATATGCAGAAGGCTGACATTACAGCCTTGCACAGAGCTGTCGCTGTTCCTTTTGACAAATTTGCTCAAAGTCTGGGTTTTCAGATCAGTCCGACCAATCCCATATTACTGCGGGTTGGGTGGCAATTGTCTGCATATCGTCAGTACATAGAGCAACTGGAGTCGCTAATGGATAACTGGGAGTCTTATCGAGAATAG
- a CDS encoding 2-dehydropantoate 2-reductase, with the protein MIWHIIGAGSMGCLWTAQFLKAGMKATLLVREQSLRSLNVTQPVLAIDELDGVSQHFPIKLDSSESLTDSITHLLVCTKAQDAEPAVLSLADHLSDQCQILLIQNGMGSQQAIAQRFSSQTVWAASTTEGAWMKDVLHVCHAGRGSTWVGPVGQKPDNSVCQALKGALEILPVDIQFTHQIEEKLWDKLAVNCAINGLTALYDCRNGELLDTEERQHRLAALAEEVTQVRQAAGVPGSGNLLELVRQVCRNTAMNHSSTCMDARQGRKTELTFINGYLIEQAEKLGVETPANQTLIRELAELNIS; encoded by the coding sequence GTGATCTGGCATATCATCGGTGCTGGCAGTATGGGCTGCCTGTGGACAGCCCAGTTCCTCAAGGCGGGCATGAAAGCTACCCTGCTTGTTCGGGAACAGAGCTTGCGCTCACTGAACGTTACCCAGCCTGTTCTGGCCATTGATGAACTGGATGGAGTCAGTCAACACTTCCCTATCAAACTGGATTCTTCCGAATCTCTCACTGACTCGATAACCCATTTATTGGTCTGCACAAAAGCGCAGGATGCCGAACCGGCTGTTCTTTCACTCGCTGATCACTTATCAGACCAGTGCCAGATACTATTAATCCAGAACGGTATGGGTAGCCAACAAGCAATAGCACAACGTTTCAGTTCACAAACCGTATGGGCCGCATCGACAACAGAAGGAGCATGGATGAAAGACGTTCTGCATGTCTGCCATGCCGGTCGTGGATCAACCTGGGTGGGTCCTGTTGGTCAGAAGCCTGACAATTCTGTATGCCAGGCGTTAAAAGGCGCTCTGGAAATACTGCCAGTTGACATTCAGTTTACCCATCAGATTGAAGAAAAGCTCTGGGATAAACTGGCAGTCAATTGTGCCATCAACGGTCTTACAGCCTTGTATGATTGCAGGAATGGAGAACTGCTGGACACTGAAGAGCGTCAACACCGTTTAGCAGCATTGGCTGAAGAAGTGACACAGGTGAGGCAAGCCGCCGGTGTTCCCGGATCAGGAAACCTTCTTGAGCTGGTCAGGCAAGTCTGCCGGAATACCGCAATGAACCACTCTTCTACCTGCATGGATGCCCGACAGGGTCGAAAAACTGAGCTGACGTTTATTAACGGTTATCTGATTGAACAGGCTGAAAAGCTGGGAGTGGAAACGCCTGCCAACCAGACACTGATAAGAGAGCTGGCGGAACTCAACATCAGTTAA
- the nadC gene encoding carboxylating nicotinate-nucleotide diphosphorylase yields the protein MQPRDNLASDLTDTIQHNVRNALEEDIGSGDITASLIPAGQMAKARILCREPAVIAGRPWFDEVFRQIDPSVALDWQVQEGERVEADQVLVFMEGPARSLLTGERAAMNFLQTLSGTATRCYHYANLVKATGVKLLDTRKTLPGLRLAQKYAVMAGGCHNHRIGLYDAFLIKENHIAACGGIEQAVSTARAMAPGKPVEVEVENMEEFQRARSAGADIIMLDNFPLDALRETVKLNNSLPAPQPGLEASGGITDERLPLIAATGVDFISIGTLTKDIQSIDLSMRLVDTTEI from the coding sequence ATGCAGCCCCGAGACAATCTCGCTTCCGACCTGACCGACACCATCCAGCACAATGTTCGCAATGCCCTGGAAGAAGACATCGGCTCAGGTGATATCACGGCCTCCCTCATTCCTGCCGGGCAAATGGCCAAAGCACGCATCCTCTGTCGTGAACCCGCGGTTATTGCGGGACGCCCCTGGTTTGATGAAGTATTCAGGCAGATTGACCCATCGGTGGCTCTGGACTGGCAGGTTCAGGAAGGTGAACGGGTGGAAGCAGATCAGGTTCTGGTTTTTATGGAAGGTCCTGCCAGAAGCCTGTTGACCGGTGAACGTGCAGCCATGAACTTTCTTCAGACCCTTTCCGGCACTGCTACCCGCTGTTATCACTATGCCAATCTGGTCAAAGCGACGGGCGTTAAACTGCTGGACACCCGTAAAACCCTGCCCGGTCTTCGCCTCGCCCAAAAGTACGCCGTCATGGCAGGCGGATGCCACAATCACCGGATCGGGCTTTATGATGCCTTCCTGATCAAGGAGAATCATATTGCCGCCTGTGGCGGGATTGAGCAGGCAGTCAGCACCGCCCGGGCCATGGCTCCAGGCAAACCTGTGGAAGTTGAGGTCGAGAACATGGAAGAGTTCCAGCGGGCAAGAAGCGCTGGTGCCGATATCATTATGCTGGACAACTTCCCTCTGGACGCGCTGCGTGAAACCGTCAAACTGAACAACTCCCTGCCAGCGCCTCAACCTGGGCTGGAAGCTTCCGGGGGTATTACCGACGAGCGCCTGCCGTTGATCGCAGCGACCGGAGTCGACTTTATTTCCATCGGAACACTCACCAAAGACATTCAATCCATTGATCTGTCCATGAGACTGGTTGATACCACAGAGATCTGA
- the galE gene encoding UDP-glucose 4-epimerase GalE, with translation MSKILVTGGAGYIGSHTCLELLNDNYEIVVLDNLSNSSQESLRRVQEITGKTLEFVNGDIRDRALLDGLFQQHDFEAVIHFAGLKAVGESCEIPLDYYENNVYGTLILCQAMQAANVKRIVFSSSATVYGDPATLPITEDFPLSATNPYGRSKLMVEEVLEDLFKSDTDWSIALLRYFNPAGAHSSGRIGEDPNDTPNNLMPYVTQVAIGKLEKLSVFGNDYPTIDGTGVRDYIHVVDLSLGHVKAIEKLRTTKGVHTWNLGLGKGYSVLEIVAAFEKASGQNVPYEITARRPGDIAACYANTDKALNELGWKAERGLEEMVTDAWRWQSDNPDGYNP, from the coding sequence ATGAGTAAAATTCTGGTCACAGGAGGTGCAGGCTATATCGGTAGCCATACCTGTCTGGAATTATTAAACGACAACTACGAAATAGTGGTTCTGGATAACCTCAGCAACAGCAGCCAGGAATCTCTGCGCCGGGTTCAGGAGATTACCGGCAAGACACTGGAGTTTGTCAACGGCGACATCCGCGATCGAGCCTTGCTGGACGGCCTCTTTCAGCAGCATGATTTTGAAGCCGTTATTCACTTTGCGGGGTTGAAAGCCGTAGGGGAGTCTTGCGAAATCCCTCTCGATTACTATGAAAACAATGTGTACGGCACCCTTATACTCTGTCAAGCCATGCAGGCAGCCAATGTAAAACGCATTGTCTTCAGCTCGTCAGCGACTGTTTATGGCGATCCAGCGACTCTGCCGATCACAGAAGATTTTCCGCTGAGTGCCACTAACCCATACGGTCGCTCAAAACTGATGGTGGAAGAAGTTCTGGAAGATCTCTTCAAATCGGATACTGACTGGAGCATTGCCCTGCTTCGTTACTTTAATCCGGCAGGCGCTCACTCTTCTGGTCGTATTGGCGAAGATCCTAATGACACCCCGAACAACCTGATGCCCTATGTGACTCAGGTGGCCATTGGGAAGCTGGAAAAGTTGAGCGTTTTTGGTAACGACTACCCCACCATCGACGGCACCGGAGTTCGTGATTATATTCACGTCGTGGATCTGTCACTGGGTCATGTCAAAGCCATAGAAAAACTTCGTACGACCAAAGGCGTACATACCTGGAACCTCGGCTTAGGTAAAGGCTACAGTGTTCTGGAAATAGTTGCGGCGTTTGAAAAAGCGTCTGGACAAAATGTACCTTACGAGATCACGGCACGCCGTCCCGGTGACATTGCTGCCTGCTATGCCAATACCGACAAAGCTCTTAATGAACTGGGTTGGAAAGCAGAGCGGGGGTTGGAAGAAATGGTGACCGACGCCTGGCGCTGGCAGTCCGATAATCCGGATGGATACAACCCATAA